The Kaustia mangrovi genome has a segment encoding these proteins:
- a CDS encoding UxaA family hydrolase: protein MTQKKTDTARILRLSQADNVAVAASRIEEGDTIRDGLAARTRIPFGHKVALQPIAPGGPVRKFGQIIGFASAPVAAGDWVHVHNVEMHDFDRDYRMAEEAHPVNVLPPEEQATFEGFRRRDGRVGTRNYIGILTSVNCSASVARFMAEAATRSGILDDYPNVDGVVSFTHGTGCGMAGSGEGFDMLKRTQWGYAANPNLAAVLLVGLGCEVFQIARLKELYGIEEGETFRTMTIQDTGGTRRTIDEGVARIAEMLPLADRARRETVPASEITVALQCGGSDGYSGITANPALGVAADTVVRNGGTAILAETPEIYGAEHLLTRRARNRAVAEKLVERIRWWEDYTARNGGEMNNNPSPGNKAGGLTTILEKSLGAAAKGGSTPLNAVYEYAEQVTEKGFVFMDTPGYDPVSVTGQVAGGANVVCFTTGRGSAYGCKPSPSIKLATNTAMYERMEEDMDINCGDILDGVTLEEKGRAIFEEILAVASGKRTKSERLGYGDNEFVPWQVGAVM from the coding sequence ATGACACAGAAGAAGACAGATACCGCCCGCATCCTCCGCCTGTCGCAGGCCGACAATGTCGCGGTCGCCGCCAGCCGGATCGAGGAAGGCGACACGATCCGCGACGGCCTCGCCGCCCGGACCCGCATCCCCTTCGGCCACAAGGTGGCGCTTCAGCCCATCGCGCCCGGCGGGCCGGTCCGCAAGTTCGGCCAGATCATCGGCTTTGCGAGCGCTCCGGTCGCCGCCGGCGACTGGGTGCATGTGCACAATGTCGAGATGCACGATTTCGACCGCGACTACCGCATGGCGGAGGAGGCGCACCCCGTGAACGTCCTGCCGCCGGAGGAACAGGCGACGTTCGAAGGTTTCCGCCGCAGGGACGGTCGCGTCGGCACGCGCAACTATATCGGCATCCTCACGAGCGTGAACTGCTCCGCCTCCGTCGCCCGCTTCATGGCGGAGGCGGCCACGCGCTCCGGCATCCTCGACGACTATCCGAATGTCGACGGGGTCGTGTCCTTCACCCATGGCACGGGCTGCGGCATGGCGGGGTCCGGCGAGGGCTTCGACATGCTGAAGCGCACGCAGTGGGGCTATGCGGCCAATCCCAATCTCGCCGCCGTCCTGCTGGTGGGACTCGGCTGCGAGGTCTTCCAGATCGCGCGGCTGAAGGAGCTCTACGGGATCGAGGAAGGCGAGACCTTCCGCACCATGACTATCCAGGACACCGGCGGCACGCGGCGCACCATCGATGAGGGCGTGGCGCGCATTGCGGAAATGCTGCCGCTCGCCGACCGCGCCCGGCGCGAGACCGTGCCGGCCTCGGAGATCACCGTGGCGCTGCAATGCGGCGGGTCGGACGGCTATTCGGGCATCACCGCCAATCCCGCCCTCGGGGTCGCCGCCGACACGGTGGTGAGGAATGGCGGCACGGCCATCCTCGCCGAGACACCGGAGATCTACGGCGCGGAGCACCTCCTCACGCGGCGCGCGCGCAACCGTGCGGTCGCGGAGAAGCTCGTGGAGCGCATCCGCTGGTGGGAGGACTACACCGCGCGCAATGGCGGGGAGATGAACAACAACCCCTCGCCCGGCAACAAGGCGGGCGGCCTGACGACCATTCTGGAGAAATCGCTGGGGGCCGCGGCGAAGGGCGGATCGACGCCGCTCAACGCCGTCTACGAATATGCCGAGCAGGTGACGGAGAAGGGCTTCGTCTTCATGGACACGCCGGGCTACGACCCGGTCTCCGTCACCGGCCAGGTGGCGGGCGGGGCCAATGTCGTGTGCTTCACCACGGGCCGCGGCTCCGCCTATGGCTGCAAGCCCTCCCCCTCCATCAAGCTCGCCACCAACACCGCCATGTACGAGCGCATGGAGGAGGACATGGACATCAATTGCGGGGACATCCTCGACGGCGTGACGCTCGAGGAGAAGGGCCGAGCCATTTTCGAGGAGATCCTCGCGGTTGCCTCCGGCAAGCGCACCAAGTCCGAACGGCTCGGCTATGGCGACAACGAGTTCGTGCCCTGGCAGGTCGGCGCGGTGATGTAG
- a CDS encoding TRAP transporter large permease: MLLTLLFVLLFAMIAMGVPVAISLAASSAIFILVDGRVPDVVVIHRMVNGVDSFPLLAVPFFILAGNLMNTAGITERIFGFAKALVGWMRGGLGHVNIGASVIFAGMSGAAVADAGGLGAIEIKAMRDAKYDPGFAVGVTAASSTIGPIIPPSLPMVIYGVVAGASIGQLFAAGFVPGLLMAVALMVMVAVYSHKRGYPRDQAFQLPVLGTAFARAFLSLMTPVIIVGGILSGAFTPTEAAIAACVWALFLGLIVYRTLTVRRFLRVSFDTIETTAVVLFIVAAASIFAWILTSNRVPEHFASLILSVSENPIVVLLLINLILLIVGCFMETVAALTILVPVLLPIAIKMGVDPVHFGVIVVLNLMIGLLTPPIGMVLYVLSRVSKVPFERCMAATAPFLVPLVLVLLMVTFFPVLTMWLPTLIYR; this comes from the coding sequence ATGCTGCTGACCCTGTTGTTCGTTCTCCTGTTCGCCATGATCGCCATGGGCGTTCCGGTGGCCATATCGCTCGCGGCGTCCTCCGCGATCTTCATCCTCGTCGACGGACGCGTGCCCGACGTCGTGGTCATCCACCGCATGGTGAACGGCGTCGACTCCTTCCCGCTGCTCGCCGTGCCCTTCTTCATCCTGGCCGGCAACCTCATGAACACCGCGGGCATCACCGAGCGCATCTTCGGCTTCGCCAAGGCGCTGGTCGGCTGGATGCGGGGCGGGCTCGGCCATGTGAATATCGGCGCATCGGTCATCTTCGCCGGCATGTCGGGGGCCGCCGTCGCGGATGCGGGCGGGCTCGGCGCCATCGAGATCAAGGCCATGCGCGACGCCAAGTACGACCCCGGCTTCGCCGTCGGCGTCACGGCCGCCTCCTCCACCATCGGTCCGATCATCCCCCCGTCCCTGCCCATGGTGATCTACGGCGTGGTGGCGGGCGCCTCCATCGGCCAGCTCTTCGCGGCGGGCTTCGTGCCGGGGCTGCTCATGGCCGTCGCTCTCATGGTCATGGTGGCGGTCTATTCCCACAAGCGCGGCTATCCGCGCGACCAGGCCTTCCAGCTTCCCGTTCTCGGCACCGCCTTCGCGCGCGCCTTCCTGTCGCTCATGACGCCGGTCATCATCGTCGGCGGCATCCTGTCGGGCGCCTTCACGCCGACGGAGGCGGCGATCGCGGCCTGTGTCTGGGCACTCTTCCTGGGGCTCATCGTCTATCGCACCCTGACGGTGAGACGTTTCCTGCGGGTCTCCTTCGACACCATCGAGACGACGGCGGTCGTGCTGTTCATCGTCGCGGCGGCCTCGATCTTCGCCTGGATCCTGACCTCCAACCGCGTGCCGGAGCATTTCGCCTCGCTCATCCTGTCGGTGTCGGAGAACCCCATTGTCGTCCTGCTCCTGATCAACCTGATCCTGCTGATCGTCGGCTGCTTCATGGAGACGGTGGCCGCGCTGACCATCCTGGTGCCGGTGCTCCTGCCCATCGCGATCAAGATGGGGGTGGATCCGGTCCATTTCGGCGTGATCGTGGTGCTCAACCTGATGATCGGCCTGCTGACGCCGCCCATCGGAATGGTGCTCTACGTGCTCTCGCGCGTCTCCAAGGTGCCGTTCGAGCGCTGCATGGCCGCGACAGCGCCCTTCCTGGTGCCGCTCGTCCTGGTGCTCCTCATGGTGACGTTCTTCCCCGTCCTCACCATGTGGCTGCCCACGCTGATCTACCGCTAG
- a CDS encoding TRAP transporter small permease, giving the protein MVHDEDAAIAEAELIAEMDEDHEDLSDVRSSDGLVLVVFWVLAFVVFLQFFTRYVLNDSLGWTEEIARFLLIGVTFLGSIMAVRKESHIAVEFVYRYLPRRARLWLQLVVDAIAVVFYATTGWLCTEMAQKTRQMMVSVDVPKSVVYWIVAACFLGMTVYGVLVFLRHLRTGTSRLVDPDRFTAVDRNI; this is encoded by the coding sequence ATGGTGCATGACGAAGATGCCGCGATTGCCGAGGCGGAGCTCATCGCGGAGATGGACGAGGATCACGAGGATCTCTCCGACGTGCGTTCGAGCGACGGCCTCGTCCTCGTCGTCTTCTGGGTGCTGGCCTTCGTGGTCTTCCTCCAGTTCTTCACCCGCTATGTGCTCAACGACTCGCTCGGCTGGACGGAGGAGATCGCCCGCTTCCTGCTGATCGGCGTGACCTTTCTCGGCTCCATCATGGCGGTGCGCAAGGAAAGCCACATCGCGGTGGAGTTCGTCTACCGCTACCTGCCGCGGCGGGCGCGCCTGTGGCTGCAACTCGTCGTCGACGCCATCGCGGTCGTCTTCTACGCGACCACGGGATGGCTGTGCACCGAGATGGCCCAGAAGACCCGCCAGATGATGGTGTCGGTCGATGTGCCGAAATCCGTCGTCTACTGGATCGTCGCAGCCTGCTTCCTCGGCATGACGGTCTATGGCGTCCTCGTCTTCCTGCGCCATCTGCGCACCGGCACGAGCCGTCTGGTCGATCCCGACAGGTTCACGGCCGTGGACCGGAACATCTGA
- a CDS encoding sialic acid TRAP transporter substrate-binding protein SiaP gives MKKPALYTLVTAAFASATAMVQPAAAEQVLKWAHVYEASEPYHTCAVAASDKLKEATDGRYSIEVFPASSLGKEVDINEGLGLGTVDIIYTGQLFAGRAYGPIAIGGSPYMFRDYEHWDKYRNSDLFDELAEGYREATGNHITSMTYYGRRHATSNKPLNTPADMEGLKIRVPNAPLYMMFPKAVGANPTPIAFAEVYLALQQGTVDAQENPLPTIQAKKFYEVQDYINLTGHITDALLTIVGGPTWDAMDDADRETLDEVLDEAADCATQQIIDKENELVEWFEGQGVTVNKVDRTPFREATMKLHNGPDATWDKETYDRLQAIE, from the coding sequence ATGAAGAAGCCAGCACTCTATACGCTCGTCACCGCCGCATTCGCCTCCGCGACCGCCATGGTCCAGCCGGCCGCGGCCGAGCAGGTCCTCAAATGGGCCCATGTCTACGAGGCGAGCGAGCCCTATCACACCTGCGCCGTCGCGGCCTCCGACAAGCTCAAGGAAGCGACCGACGGGCGCTATTCCATCGAGGTCTTCCCCGCCTCTTCGCTGGGCAAGGAGGTCGACATCAACGAGGGGCTGGGGCTCGGCACGGTGGACATCATCTATACCGGCCAGCTCTTTGCCGGCCGCGCCTATGGGCCGATCGCCATCGGCGGCTCGCCCTACATGTTCCGCGACTACGAGCACTGGGACAAATACCGCAATTCCGACCTGTTCGACGAGCTCGCCGAGGGCTATCGCGAGGCGACCGGCAACCACATCACGTCGATGACCTATTACGGCAGGCGCCACGCCACCTCCAACAAGCCGCTCAACACACCGGCGGACATGGAGGGGCTGAAGATCCGCGTGCCGAACGCGCCGCTCTACATGATGTTCCCCAAGGCGGTCGGCGCGAACCCGACGCCGATTGCCTTTGCGGAGGTCTATCTGGCCCTCCAGCAGGGCACGGTCGATGCTCAGGAGAACCCGCTGCCCACGATCCAGGCGAAGAAGTTCTACGAGGTGCAGGACTACATCAACCTGACGGGCCACATCACCGACGCGCTTCTCACCATCGTCGGCGGGCCGACCTGGGATGCGATGGACGATGCCGACCGCGAGACGCTCGACGAGGTGCTCGACGAGGCGGCCGACTGCGCCACCCAGCAGATCATCGACAAGGAGAACGAGCTCGTGGAGTGGTTCGAGGGCCAGGGCGTCACGGTCAACAAGGTCGACCGCACCCCGTTCCGCGAGGCGACCATGAAGCTCCACAACGGTCCCGACGCCACCTGGGACAAGGAGACCTACGACCGGCTGCAGGCCATCGAGTAA
- a CDS encoding GntR family transcriptional regulator, with product MTSNADQSTPIARRKPGVRRSGATDRVTDALREAIVSLELPPGAMLDKAVLTARFGVSRFPISEALNRLKAEGLVEVRPQSGSRVSLLRLADVHENLFLRRALEAEVVETLAGGDNAGLIAELKRNLRYQKAAVDADDRQGFHRLDIAFHGMLVSAVSYPRVHATVEHAWLALDRVRRLLGSPRRLALTFDEHVRVVDALETGDPQEVRAAMVAHLDAVTAELEAFSQDHPDVFADSQA from the coding sequence ATGACATCAAACGCCGATCAGTCAACACCAATTGCCCGCCGCAAGCCCGGCGTCCGCCGCAGCGGCGCGACGGACCGGGTGACGGATGCGCTGCGCGAGGCCATTGTAAGCCTCGAGCTGCCGCCGGGCGCCATGCTCGACAAGGCCGTCCTGACGGCCCGGTTCGGCGTATCGCGCTTCCCGATCTCGGAGGCGCTCAACCGGCTGAAGGCGGAGGGGCTGGTGGAGGTGCGCCCGCAGAGCGGCTCACGCGTGTCGCTGCTCAGGCTGGCCGACGTCCACGAGAACTTGTTCCTGCGTCGTGCGCTGGAGGCGGAGGTGGTGGAGACGCTGGCCGGCGGCGACAATGCGGGCCTGATCGCGGAGCTGAAGCGCAATCTGCGCTATCAGAAGGCGGCGGTCGACGCCGACGACCGGCAGGGCTTCCACAGGCTCGACATCGCGTTTCACGGCATGCTGGTGTCGGCGGTGTCCTATCCAAGGGTTCACGCGACGGTCGAGCACGCCTGGCTCGCGCTCGACCGGGTGCGCCGCCTGCTCGGCAGCCCGAGGCGCCTGGCGCTGACCTTCGACGAGCATGTGCGCGTCGTCGACGCGCTGGAGACCGGCGATCCCCAAGAGGTGCGCGCAGCCATGGTCGCCCATCTCGACGCGGTCACGGCCGAACTCGAGGCCTTCTCGCAAGACCACCCCGACGTGTTCGCCGATTCGCAAGCATGA
- the cas3 gene encoding CRISPR-associated helicase Cas3', translating into MAWGKWGNGAGSHRLEHHCADVAAVFEALLTLPNVVRRLARLAGAEAFDVVTTTRLTCLVYLHDFGKLNSGFQFKVCESRPRLAPPSAGHVEPGVRALEGAAPHVCRALGFADVAGWGAAVQPLLLASLAHHGRPARLLGGPGGLDRDVPHRDKVIWEAVAEPAYDPVEQATDFAAAMKTWFPDAFEVGPDLPDAPAFQHLFAGLVSLADWIGSDEETFPYVAEFSPDYMASARDRAGKAIDALGLKVEDQRAGAGSVVFGHIFGLPDGVEPNAMQDAIGDVSDDDRLVILESETGSGKTEAAFLRFADLYRAGLVDGLYFAVPTRAAAVQLHGRIHGAARRWFGDRAPETVLAVPGYLKAGGTKGHKLPDWKVLWEDDPDDRIRMARWAAENAKRYLAAQIAVGTVDQAMLSGLTVKHAHLRAAALSRNLLVVDEVHASDPWMRAILARVIDNHLAAGGYALLMSATLGSAVREAWRKASPLSLDDAAAVPYPAISTETRIGAVGHNGRDKVVHMTLVPEMDDAAAIAARALAKARGGAKVLVIRNTVDAALAVQSALENAVEDGESGLLFACKDVTTVHHSRFAAEDRRLLDNAVEQALGKSREAGGKIVIGTQTLEQSLDIDADYLITDLCPVDVLLQRIGRLHRHAHDDRPPEASEPAALILAPGDDLSSLLKRGRNGLGGAGGRGVYPDLRIIEATRRLIEGEPIWRIPEMNRRLVEAATHGEALAAIEAEMGGEWAAHGREIAGIAAADGQVAGLYLLDWTQDFSQLAFPDIGEAIRTRLGEADRLVEFGNGEPGPFGEPITRLAIRSHLVRDVPLDEEAKIEPGEGGALTIRLGERAFRYDRLGLTSIAKIIDMAQ; encoded by the coding sequence ATGGCCTGGGGGAAATGGGGGAATGGTGCCGGCTCTCACCGTCTGGAGCACCATTGTGCGGATGTCGCTGCGGTATTCGAGGCATTACTGACCCTGCCGAACGTGGTGCGGAGGCTCGCACGTCTTGCAGGTGCCGAGGCATTCGACGTCGTGACGACAACTCGACTGACGTGCCTCGTCTATCTGCATGATTTCGGCAAGTTGAACTCCGGCTTCCAGTTCAAGGTCTGCGAGTCTCGTCCGCGTCTGGCGCCTCCGTCTGCTGGGCACGTCGAGCCGGGCGTTCGGGCCCTGGAGGGGGCGGCGCCGCATGTATGCAGGGCATTGGGGTTCGCCGATGTGGCGGGCTGGGGAGCGGCGGTCCAGCCCCTTCTGCTGGCGTCTCTTGCCCATCATGGCCGGCCGGCCCGCCTTCTCGGCGGTCCTGGTGGTCTCGACCGTGACGTGCCCCATCGCGACAAGGTGATCTGGGAGGCCGTCGCGGAGCCGGCCTACGATCCGGTCGAGCAGGCGACCGACTTCGCGGCCGCCATGAAGACCTGGTTTCCTGACGCTTTCGAGGTCGGTCCCGACCTTCCTGACGCGCCGGCCTTCCAGCATCTGTTCGCGGGGCTTGTCTCGCTCGCCGACTGGATCGGCTCGGACGAAGAGACGTTTCCGTATGTCGCGGAGTTCTCTCCCGATTATATGGCCTCTGCCCGAGACAGAGCGGGAAAGGCCATCGACGCGCTTGGCCTCAAGGTGGAGGATCAACGGGCCGGCGCAGGCTCTGTCGTGTTCGGGCATATCTTCGGCTTGCCGGACGGCGTCGAGCCGAATGCGATGCAAGACGCCATCGGTGATGTGAGCGACGACGACCGCCTCGTCATCCTTGAATCGGAGACCGGCTCGGGCAAGACCGAAGCGGCCTTTCTGCGTTTCGCCGATCTCTACCGGGCCGGTCTGGTCGACGGGCTCTATTTCGCCGTGCCGACACGGGCCGCCGCCGTTCAGCTTCACGGCCGGATTCACGGGGCGGCCCGGCGGTGGTTCGGCGACCGGGCGCCGGAGACGGTCCTCGCCGTGCCGGGATATCTCAAGGCCGGCGGGACGAAAGGACACAAGCTGCCTGACTGGAAAGTCCTGTGGGAGGACGACCCGGACGACAGGATCCGCATGGCGCGCTGGGCGGCGGAGAATGCCAAGCGCTATCTTGCGGCACAGATCGCCGTCGGCACTGTCGATCAGGCCATGCTCTCGGGGCTCACGGTCAAGCACGCCCATTTGCGTGCGGCAGCGCTCAGCCGCAATCTGCTCGTGGTCGACGAGGTGCATGCCTCCGACCCGTGGATGCGCGCCATTCTCGCCCGGGTGATCGACAACCATCTCGCCGCCGGCGGTTATGCACTGCTTATGTCGGCGACCCTCGGCTCCGCCGTGCGCGAGGCCTGGCGCAAGGCGTCACCGCTGTCGCTCGACGACGCCGCGGCCGTTCCCTATCCGGCGATCTCCACTGAAACCCGGATCGGGGCGGTTGGACACAATGGTCGCGACAAGGTCGTTCACATGACCCTCGTGCCGGAGATGGACGACGCCGCGGCGATTGCCGCGCGTGCCCTCGCAAAGGCACGCGGCGGGGCCAAGGTGCTCGTCATCCGCAACACGGTCGATGCGGCGCTCGCCGTGCAGTCGGCCCTGGAGAATGCCGTCGAGGACGGCGAATCGGGCCTTCTGTTCGCATGCAAGGACGTGACGACGGTGCATCACAGCCGCTTTGCCGCGGAGGATCGCCGGTTGCTCGACAACGCCGTCGAACAGGCGCTCGGCAAGTCTCGGGAGGCGGGCGGCAAGATCGTAATCGGCACCCAAACCCTTGAGCAGAGTCTCGATATAGATGCCGACTATCTGATCACCGATCTCTGCCCTGTCGACGTCCTTCTGCAGCGCATCGGCCGACTCCATCGCCATGCGCACGACGACCGCCCGCCGGAGGCGAGCGAGCCCGCCGCCCTTATCCTTGCGCCGGGGGACGATCTCTCGAGCCTCCTGAAGCGAGGCCGCAACGGGCTCGGCGGCGCGGGCGGGCGCGGTGTCTATCCGGATCTGAGGATTATCGAAGCGACACGGCGCCTGATCGAGGGCGAACCCATCTGGCGCATTCCCGAGATGAACCGCCGGCTGGTCGAGGCGGCGACCCATGGCGAGGCGCTGGCCGCGATCGAGGCGGAGATGGGAGGGGAGTGGGCGGCGCACGGGCGCGAGATCGCCGGCATCGCGGCGGCCGACGGCCAGGTTGCCGGCCTCTATCTCCTCGACTGGACCCAGGATTTCTCGCAGCTCGCCTTCCCCGATATCGGCGAGGCGATCCGCACGAGGCTCGGCGAGGCCGACCGCCTCGTCGAATTCGGGAACGGCGAGCCCGGCCCGTTCGGCGAGCCGATCACGCGCCTCGCCATCCGCTCCCACCTCGTGCGCGACGTGCCGCTGGACGAGGAAGCCAAGATCGAGCCGGGCGAGGGCGGCGCACTCACGATCCGCCTGGGCGAGCGCGCGTTCCGCTACGACCGGTTGGGCTTGACATCAATCGCAAAGATAATAGATATGGCTCAATGA
- the casA gene encoding type I-E CRISPR-associated protein Cse1/CasA, producing the protein MHNLLTDPIIRIRLSGIPAEAARLSLPAVFATLMHDEIAAFPALRPHQVHAWHMFLAQLGAVALHAAGRGDPPEGEEDWRGLLRGLTASFAGDEPWQLVVTDPAKPAFMQPPAPEGLDTFKGRIETADDLDPLVTAKNHDLKSAQALEAELDDWLFALVDLQTMEGFLGAGNYGISRMNGGFSSRMFLGLAPPGGAGAHLRRDIRMLLDMRAALLADPAFPGYRAERGLALVWTRAWDGAASIGLEDLDPYYIEICRRIRFVEEDGRLVARTAGTKAARIDAKAISGLTGDPWAPIDQKNGKALSLTAAGFGYRQLINILFGENNRPPPAARSRALDGSNDDLLLIARGLARGQGKTEGFHERFLPVSPTVAGAMGVEEKRIRLGSLATTQADDIARLAKILRGAIAIVASGGRPLNEASKDDYARADPFIRRLEQHADTTFFPALWARFEAEEADNQDAAKKTAHAFVETLAREARTLFNEAADTVPCASIQRYRARARAERSFNGRLYHEFSFLRREAPNQSSLTEATDDELDSETAAR; encoded by the coding sequence ATGCATAACCTCCTTACCGATCCTATCATCCGCATACGTCTCTCAGGGATACCCGCAGAGGCTGCCCGCTTGTCACTGCCGGCGGTCTTTGCGACGCTCATGCACGACGAGATTGCCGCCTTCCCTGCGCTCAGGCCGCATCAGGTTCATGCCTGGCACATGTTTCTCGCCCAGCTCGGCGCTGTCGCGCTCCATGCGGCCGGACGCGGCGATCCTCCCGAGGGCGAGGAGGACTGGCGCGGCCTTCTGCGAGGCCTGACCGCGTCGTTCGCGGGCGACGAGCCATGGCAGCTCGTGGTGACCGATCCGGCCAAGCCCGCCTTCATGCAGCCGCCAGCACCGGAAGGGCTCGACACGTTCAAGGGCCGTATCGAGACGGCCGACGACCTGGACCCGCTGGTCACGGCGAAGAACCACGACCTCAAATCCGCCCAGGCCCTCGAGGCGGAACTGGACGACTGGCTGTTCGCGCTTGTCGACCTGCAGACCATGGAGGGTTTTCTGGGCGCGGGAAACTACGGCATCAGCCGCATGAATGGCGGCTTCTCCAGCCGCATGTTCCTCGGCCTCGCGCCGCCTGGCGGAGCGGGCGCGCATCTGCGCCGCGACATTCGTATGCTGCTCGATATGAGAGCCGCGCTCCTCGCCGACCCGGCCTTTCCAGGCTATCGCGCAGAACGCGGCCTCGCGCTCGTCTGGACGCGGGCCTGGGACGGGGCGGCATCCATCGGCCTCGAAGATCTCGATCCCTATTACATCGAGATCTGCCGCCGTATCCGCTTCGTGGAAGAGGACGGACGGCTTGTCGCCCGCACGGCCGGAACCAAGGCCGCACGCATCGACGCCAAGGCGATCAGCGGCCTCACCGGCGATCCCTGGGCGCCCATCGATCAGAAGAACGGCAAGGCGCTTTCGCTGACGGCGGCCGGCTTCGGCTATCGGCAACTCATAAACATCCTGTTCGGCGAGAACAATCGCCCGCCGCCGGCGGCGCGGTCCCGTGCGCTCGACGGGAGCAATGACGACCTCCTCCTGATCGCGCGGGGACTGGCGCGCGGACAGGGCAAGACCGAAGGCTTCCATGAGCGCTTTCTGCCGGTTTCGCCTACGGTCGCCGGCGCCATGGGGGTTGAGGAGAAGCGTATCCGGCTCGGCAGCCTGGCGACGACGCAGGCAGACGACATCGCGAGGCTCGCCAAGATCCTGCGCGGCGCCATCGCGATCGTCGCCAGCGGCGGCCGTCCGCTCAACGAGGCTTCCAAGGACGACTATGCCCGCGCGGACCCCTTTATCCGCCGACTCGAACAGCATGCCGACACGACGTTCTTCCCTGCGCTCTGGGCGCGTTTCGAGGCAGAGGAAGCCGACAACCAGGACGCAGCGAAGAAAACGGCGCATGCGTTTGTCGAGACGCTCGCGCGGGAAGCCCGAACGCTTTTCAACGAAGCCGCCGACACTGTCCCCTGCGCCAGCATTCAGCGTTATCGCGCCCGCGCCCGGGCCGAGCGCTCCTTCAACGGCCGCCTCTACCACGAATTCTCTTTCCTCAGACGAGAGGCGCCGAACCAATCATCCCTGACGGAGGCAACCGATGACGAGCTTGACAGCGAAACCGCCGCCCGATGA
- a CDS encoding type I-E CRISPR-associated protein Cse2/CasB, with protein MTSLTAKPPPDERAEPESRFDRTVDTLAREIAGLAPGPLAQLRRGALREAGSAAFWTLYVHNDLAALGGGEEGWATVMQGMAIMTPTGRSARKLPAHDRTRPPGRQLASGGDPDWWSGRGEGHPAFSELRLARLLNARGAVRRDLALRACRMLASREARIDWRQMARLILYANEETTRRIAHDFYAALDRKRQETDRAESAA; from the coding sequence ATGACGAGCTTGACAGCGAAACCGCCGCCCGATGAGCGGGCGGAACCGGAAAGCCGTTTCGACCGGACGGTCGATACCCTCGCCCGCGAGATCGCCGGGCTTGCTCCCGGGCCGCTCGCCCAGCTTCGCCGCGGCGCGCTGCGCGAGGCGGGATCGGCGGCGTTCTGGACGCTCTATGTGCACAACGATCTCGCCGCGCTGGGCGGTGGCGAGGAGGGCTGGGCGACGGTCATGCAGGGCATGGCGATCATGACGCCCACGGGGCGTTCCGCCCGCAAGCTTCCGGCCCACGACCGGACAAGACCGCCCGGCCGCCAGCTTGCCAGCGGCGGCGACCCGGACTGGTGGAGCGGGCGCGGGGAGGGGCATCCGGCCTTCTCCGAGCTGCGCCTCGCCCGCCTGCTGAACGCCCGGGGAGCCGTGCGCCGCGATCTCGCCCTGCGCGCCTGCCGCATGCTGGCAAGCCGCGAGGCCCGCATCGACTGGCGGCAGATGGCGCGGCTGATCCTCTACGCAAACGAGGAGACGACGCGCAGGATCGCCCACGACTTCTATGCCGCGCTCGACCGCAAGCGCCAGGAGACCGACCGGGCGGAGAGCGCCGCCTGA